A window from Bacteroidota bacterium encodes these proteins:
- a CDS encoding T9SS type A sorting domain-containing protein, protein MKSIEIYNVYGEKIFYNNHFQINSSSNLQIDLSSQPDGIYFVRINTSEGIISKKVVVMR, encoded by the coding sequence ATGAAGAGTATTGAAATCTATAATGTATATGGAGAAAAGATTTTCTACAATAATCATTTTCAAATTAACTCATCTTCAAATCTTCAAATTGATTTGAGTTCTCAACCCGATGGAATTTATTTTGTGCGCATCAACACCAGCGAGGGAATTATTTCAAAGAAGGTGGTGGTGATGAGGTAA